The following are encoded together in the Salvelinus alpinus chromosome 37, SLU_Salpinus.1, whole genome shotgun sequence genome:
- the LOC139565942 gene encoding hemagglutinin/amebocyte aggregation factor-like: protein MNGPKFYILLLAGVLVNGQGKMGTGWENQFDQPLHFNCPSRQSISYIKSQHDNAYEDRLWGFACKATFVSEPECSWSPYVNDFDQEFTFECPKNNVLTGMNSYHSNRHEDRRWKFYCCRVNSYCNQKCQWTPYVNDFDEIMSWQVPSLNYLVGAGSYHSNPHEDRRWRYRYCTRTSNC from the exons ATGAACGGACCCAAATTCTATATTCTGCTTCTTGCTGGTGTCTTGGTCAACGGGCAAG GGAAAATGGGAACGGGATGGGAAAACCAATTTGACCAGCCCTTACATTTTAACTGCCCTTCAAGACAATCCATCTCTTACATAAAAAG TCAGCATGACAACGCCTATGAAGACCGTTTGTGGGGCTTTGCGTGCAAAGCCACGTTTGTCTCAGAGCCCGAGTGCAGCTGGTCTCCTTACGTAAATGACTTCGACCAGGAGTTCACCTTTGAATGCCCCAAAAACAATGTCCTCACCGGGATGAACAGCTACCATTCCAACCGCCATGAGGACAGAAG GTGGAAGTTCTACTGCTGTCGAGTCAACAGCTACTGTAACCAGAAGTGTCAGTGGACCCCCTACGTCAACGACTTTGATGAGATCATGTCTTGGCAAGTCCCAAGCCTGAACTACCTAGTTGGGGCCGGAAGCTACCATTCCAATCCTCATGA AGATCGTCGCTGGAGATACCGGTACTGCACACGGACATCAAACTGCTGA